One genomic region from Evansella sp. LMS18 encodes:
- a CDS encoding ABC transporter ATP-binding protein — translation MIQFSNVTKIYNGNVKAVDDVNFTVQKGNIAVFLGPSGCGKTTLLRMVNRLVPITDGTISINGTDTSSLNEIELRRKIGYVIQSNGLFPNMNIEENVCIVPKLLGWDRKKQRDRFNYLMDLVGLAPDEYRNRYPHELSGGQQQRVGIVRAMAADPPVMLMDEPFGALDPIIRTHIQNEFLQIQKEVQKTILFVSHDIDEAIKMGDRVAIFKDGKLMQYDSPAELLANPKNDFVRQFVGSDRAIKSLSLYTVADLLDQTKLKPVKNKLTTPRVSVDTNLREVLSTLFNGSESELLVEDHNKQIIGSLTIADVQNYLQSNSQTA, via the coding sequence ATGATTCAATTCTCAAACGTTACGAAAATATATAACGGCAATGTTAAAGCTGTCGATGATGTGAATTTTACAGTGCAAAAAGGTAATATCGCCGTATTTCTCGGTCCGTCCGGCTGTGGTAAAACAACGCTGCTGCGGATGGTAAACAGGCTGGTTCCTATAACGGACGGGACGATTTCCATTAATGGAACAGATACTTCCTCATTAAATGAAATTGAACTGAGAAGAAAAATCGGTTATGTCATTCAGAGCAACGGGCTTTTTCCTAATATGAATATTGAGGAAAATGTGTGTATCGTTCCTAAACTTCTCGGCTGGGACAGAAAAAAGCAGCGGGACCGTTTCAACTACTTAATGGATCTCGTAGGCCTGGCACCTGATGAGTACAGAAACAGATACCCCCATGAGCTTTCAGGGGGACAGCAGCAGCGTGTAGGAATTGTCCGCGCCATGGCAGCTGATCCGCCGGTAATGCTGATGGATGAGCCGTTTGGCGCTCTCGATCCGATTATCCGGACACATATTCAAAACGAGTTCCTTCAGATTCAGAAGGAAGTCCAGAAGACGATTCTGTTTGTCTCCCATGATATTGACGAAGCTATCAAAATGGGTGACCGTGTTGCTATTTTCAAAGACGGAAAGCTAATGCAGTATGACAGCCCGGCTGAGCTGCTCGCCAACCCGAAAAATGATTTCGTCCGCCAGTTTGTGGGATCAGACCGCGCTATTAAGAGCCTGAGCCTCTACACCGTTGCTGATTTGCTGGACCAGACGAAACTGAAGCCGGTGAAAAATAAATTAACGACTCCCCGTGTTTCTGTGGATACAAATTTAAGAGAAGTACTATCCACTCTATTCAACGGTTCAGAGAGCGAGCTTCTTGTCGAAGACCATAACAAGCAGATCATCGGCTCCCTGACTATCGCAGATGTGCAAAACTACCTTCAGTCCAACTCCCAGACAGCGTGA
- a CDS encoding ABC transporter permease has protein sequence MQSVFQYFTNNWSYILELTFQHFQLVATAVVIAILIGVPLGIYLTTNKALAEAVLQICAIIMTIPSIALFGLMIPLLSVINQGIGFLPALIALILYSQLPIIRNTYVAINNVNPDMRDAAIGIGMTTWQRLRQVEIPIALPVIMAGVRTAVVLSIGIGAIAAFIGAGGLGVLIDQGISRSNRDMVIAGAIGVSLLSIIADSLLGLVQKKLSPKGA, from the coding sequence TTGCAGAGTGTTTTTCAATATTTCACAAATAACTGGTCTTATATTTTAGAGCTTACATTCCAGCATTTTCAGCTTGTTGCAACAGCAGTTGTAATAGCTATTCTGATCGGCGTGCCGCTTGGAATTTACCTTACTACTAATAAAGCGCTGGCGGAGGCGGTATTGCAGATTTGTGCAATTATCATGACGATCCCGAGTATCGCTTTGTTTGGCCTGATGATTCCGCTGCTCTCGGTAATTAACCAGGGAATTGGCTTTTTGCCGGCTCTTATCGCATTAATCCTTTATTCACAGCTGCCGATCATCCGGAACACATATGTGGCGATTAACAACGTTAACCCGGACATGCGTGACGCTGCAATAGGCATTGGCATGACAACGTGGCAGCGCCTGCGCCAGGTGGAAATTCCCATTGCGCTTCCAGTCATTATGGCAGGTGTAAGAACAGCTGTCGTGCTGAGCATTGGAATTGGGGCGATTGCCGCATTTATCGGTGCCGGGGGATTAGGAGTACTGATCGACCAGGGAATTTCAAGGTCGAACCGTGACATGGTAATTGCCGGTGCCATTGGAGTATCCCTTCTGTCTATTATCGCTGACTCGCTCCTTGGTCTCGTGCAGAAAAAACTGTCGCCAAAAGGCGCATAA
- a CDS encoding LacI family DNA-binding transcriptional regulator, with product MATIKDIAEKVGVSIATVSRVLNYDMSLSVADETKKKIFEAAEEFSYNKHKKKKPVPSKIALVDRYTEKEELDDLYYMSIRLGVEKSCQEKDIQILKYTYNDIEAIDAAEIRGVIALGRFSDRQIDNLKKLADVVVFVDSSPREEEFDAVVVDLENATRKVLNHFIENGHEKIGYIGGYETYKGEPGKYTEPREIAFRTYLTEKGLFSDKYTYLGDFTDQDGYTLMKKAIEDHGSDLPTAFFAGNDSMAIGCLKALHEAGIKVPEEVSIMGVNDISISKYIYPPLSTVKIHTDLMGETAVELLLDRLDSERKISKKVVIATDLVIRESSV from the coding sequence ATGGCAACAATTAAAGATATTGCAGAAAAAGTTGGTGTTTCCATTGCAACCGTTTCCAGGGTGTTGAATTACGATATGTCCTTGTCTGTAGCGGACGAAACAAAGAAGAAAATCTTTGAAGCAGCGGAAGAGTTTTCGTACAACAAGCATAAGAAAAAGAAACCTGTCCCTTCGAAAATAGCACTGGTTGATCGTTACACGGAAAAAGAAGAGCTGGATGATCTCTATTATATGTCCATCCGTCTTGGTGTGGAAAAAAGCTGCCAGGAGAAGGATATACAGATCCTGAAATACACGTATAACGATATTGAAGCTATCGATGCGGCTGAAATCAGAGGGGTTATCGCTCTGGGCCGCTTCAGTGACAGACAGATCGATAATCTGAAAAAACTTGCTGATGTGGTTGTTTTCGTGGATTCGAGCCCCCGGGAGGAAGAGTTTGACGCGGTAGTGGTGGATCTTGAAAACGCCACACGGAAAGTGCTCAATCATTTCATTGAAAATGGCCATGAGAAAATAGGGTACATCGGCGGCTATGAAACTTATAAAGGCGAGCCTGGCAAATATACCGAGCCGCGGGAAATAGCTTTTCGCACCTATTTAACTGAAAAAGGGCTTTTCTCCGATAAATACACCTATTTAGGTGACTTTACTGACCAGGATGGTTACACCCTGATGAAAAAGGCGATTGAAGACCATGGGAGTGACCTGCCGACAGCTTTTTTCGCGGGTAATGATTCCATGGCAATCGGCTGTCTGAAAGCGCTCCATGAGGCAGGGATTAAAGTGCCTGAAGAGGTAAGTATCATGGGTGTGAATGATATAAGTATATCCAAGTATATTTATCCTCCGTTAAGCACGGTGAAAATACACACGGACTTGATGGGTGAGACAGCTGTCGAGCTATTGCTTGACCGCCTCGACTCAGAAAGGAAAATTTCCAAAAAAGTAGTCATCGCAACTGACCTGGTAATCAGGGAAAGCAGTGTTTAA
- a CDS encoding beta-galactosidase, with amino-acid sequence MYLGVDYYPEHWDVNFIDDDLTRMKEMGVNIIRIGEFAWHMMEEKEGNFDFSFFDMVIAKAKEYGMKVMFGTPTATFPAWLARAHPDIFIEDEAGVKMAFGGRRQYCYNSKTYQFYSKRIVEKLVQHYSGEEAIISWQIDNEFGHEDSDMCYCGSCHKEFIAYLENKYEDINELNEAWGTIFWGQTYNTFEEIPVPTKTITIHNPAMRLDWSRFRSYSLSRFANKHTNLVKQLKGNHQEVTTNLPGGFFGKWFDHNEFTDELDFVSYDNYPVWGGLVKPITPGHLSMTLDFVRGTKGQDFWIVEQLMGAQGHDVIGYLPRPKQAQLWAYHAFTHGCSNMLFFRWRGMNRGAEQNCLGIIDANNRKGRKYYEVKELFETVSAQKDILTAPVEAEVAFLYDFDNIWSWRVQQESSEFDYTNELLRLYEPFHAKNAKIDVIRYDRDFSKYKTVVVPVPKLIDEKLAKRLEEYVADGGTLIVSFRAGVKDRENNLEVGEVIPGKLSRLLGIEIFEAESLNKNQSVPVEAVSGGKQGECTVWRDLITPVTAEPLYKYADKFYSEYASITVNQFGKGKAYYVGAGVEPAVADEIVAHTATEAGLTLRETEQGVECVEKQHGGTTYLLVMNHEDEERNFSGHQLQAFEYKVFVEKDGEIQAADEVMPG; translated from the coding sequence ATGTATTTAGGTGTGGATTACTATCCTGAACACTGGGATGTTAACTTTATAGACGATGATCTTACGAGAATGAAAGAGATGGGCGTAAACATAATCCGTATTGGAGAATTCGCCTGGCATATGATGGAGGAGAAAGAAGGGAACTTTGATTTTTCCTTTTTCGATATGGTTATTGCAAAGGCGAAAGAGTATGGCATGAAAGTAATGTTCGGTACGCCGACAGCTACGTTTCCTGCCTGGCTTGCAAGAGCACATCCGGATATTTTCATAGAGGATGAAGCAGGAGTGAAAATGGCCTTCGGGGGCAGAAGGCAGTACTGCTATAATTCGAAAACATATCAGTTTTATTCTAAGCGTATTGTGGAAAAACTTGTGCAGCATTACAGTGGTGAGGAAGCGATCATCTCCTGGCAGATTGACAATGAATTCGGCCATGAAGACAGCGATATGTGTTACTGCGGGAGCTGCCATAAAGAATTCATCGCATACCTGGAAAACAAGTATGAGGATATCAATGAGCTGAATGAAGCCTGGGGAACGATATTCTGGGGCCAGACGTACAACACATTTGAAGAAATTCCTGTTCCGACAAAAACAATTACTATCCATAACCCGGCAATGAGGCTGGACTGGAGCAGGTTCCGGTCCTACTCACTCAGCAGGTTCGCTAACAAGCACACTAACCTTGTTAAACAGCTGAAAGGAAATCACCAGGAAGTTACTACCAACCTCCCTGGCGGATTCTTTGGGAAGTGGTTTGACCATAACGAATTTACCGATGAACTGGATTTCGTATCCTATGATAACTACCCGGTCTGGGGCGGACTGGTGAAGCCAATTACCCCAGGGCATTTGTCAATGACACTTGATTTTGTAAGAGGGACCAAGGGCCAGGATTTCTGGATCGTTGAGCAGTTGATGGGGGCTCAAGGGCATGATGTAATCGGCTATCTGCCGCGCCCGAAGCAAGCCCAGCTCTGGGCTTACCACGCCTTCACCCACGGCTGTTCCAACATGCTTTTCTTCAGGTGGCGGGGGATGAACCGGGGAGCAGAGCAGAACTGCCTCGGTATCATTGATGCGAATAACAGAAAAGGCCGGAAATACTATGAAGTGAAAGAGCTATTTGAAACAGTTTCCGCGCAGAAAGATATTCTGACAGCACCAGTTGAGGCGGAAGTGGCATTCCTTTACGACTTCGATAACATCTGGTCATGGCGTGTGCAGCAGGAAAGCAGTGAATTTGATTATACGAATGAACTGTTAAGGTTATATGAGCCATTTCATGCAAAAAATGCTAAAATTGATGTTATCAGGTATGATCGTGATTTTAGCAAATACAAAACAGTCGTAGTGCCAGTCCCTAAATTAATTGATGAAAAGCTGGCGAAGCGTCTTGAAGAATACGTTGCAGACGGCGGAACTTTGATTGTGTCCTTCAGGGCTGGCGTAAAAGACCGTGAGAATAATCTTGAAGTAGGCGAGGTTATTCCCGGAAAACTGTCAAGGTTGCTTGGAATAGAGATTTTTGAAGCGGAATCCTTGAATAAAAATCAGAGTGTGCCGGTGGAAGCAGTGTCAGGCGGGAAGCAGGGCGAGTGTACTGTCTGGCGGGATCTGATCACTCCAGTAACGGCAGAACCTCTTTATAAATATGCTGACAAATTTTACAGTGAATATGCCAGCATTACTGTGAATCAGTTTGGAAAAGGGAAAGCTTACTATGTTGGCGCCGGTGTTGAGCCAGCGGTAGCAGATGAAATCGTGGCACATACAGCGACTGAAGCCGGGCTGACTCTTCGGGAAACAGAGCAGGGAGTAGAGTGTGTGGAAAAGCAGCATGGCGGCACTACTTACCTTCTTGTGATGAACCACGAGGACGAGGAGAGGAACTTCAGCGGGCACCAACTGCAAGCTTTTGAATACAAGGTGTTTGTTGAAAAAGATGGGGAAATACAAGCGGCAGACGAGGTAATGCCCGGATAA
- a CDS encoding alpha-galactosidase: MAVFINEEKQQFHLTNGQVSYIFHVMKNGHLGSLYYGKAVRDREDFSHFQDYGNPVPNSSHIYKEDPAFSLEAVKQEFPVYGKTDYREPAVSIKTIEGSHITDFKYKGYKVLEGKPELEGLPSTYVDEEAEATTLQIFLEDENLGAELTLNYTIFRDHAVITRSSSLRNNGSEKFFIERLMSTSIDFNHKDFIMHQLSGAWTRERHVIERRLEHGIQSVSSARGASSHQHNPFLALQNPSADEHQGEVYAFNFVYSGNFLAQAEVDHYEQTRVSMGIHPFRFEWKLEPEEAFQSPEAVLVFSDEGLNGMSQIFHQFYQRHLIPPYWREKTRPVLINNWEATYHDFDAETLEKIAASASELGVELFVLDDGWFGNRNDDTTSLGDWDENRGKLPDGLDGLAEKIRGTGLQFGLWFEPEMVSQDSRLFDEHPDWIIGKPGEHFSYGRNQLVLDFSRQEIVEYMYGKMAQIIRKAKLSYIKWDMNRSITEAYSRSLNAEDQGKFFHKYMLGVYSLYEKLTAEFPEVLFESCAGGGGRFDPGMFRYAPQAWASDNTDAVERLKIQYGTSYAYPLYSIGSHVSAVPNHQTLRETSLEMRGNTAYFGTFGYELNPLEMSEAEREKVKEQIIFYKEHRELIRDGVFRRLKSPFQGNETAWIVSAKDGSEALAGWYKVLAEPNPKKEQTLRFKGLDPSAEYVLDGSGVTYFGDELMNRGLNLSREFNGANGAQAERGGDFQSQVFYLKKIN, translated from the coding sequence ATGGCAGTATTTATTAATGAAGAAAAGCAGCAATTCCATTTAACTAACGGACAAGTAAGCTATATATTCCATGTCATGAAAAACGGCCATTTAGGCAGCCTTTACTATGGCAAAGCTGTCAGGGACCGGGAAGATTTTTCCCACTTCCAGGATTACGGGAACCCGGTGCCAAACAGCTCCCATATCTATAAGGAAGACCCTGCCTTTAGTCTTGAGGCGGTAAAACAGGAATTTCCGGTATACGGGAAAACGGATTATCGTGAACCGGCCGTGAGTATTAAAACTATAGAAGGCAGCCATATAACGGATTTTAAATATAAGGGCTATAAGGTACTCGAAGGGAAGCCGGAACTTGAAGGACTCCCTTCCACCTATGTGGATGAGGAAGCGGAAGCGACAACACTCCAGATTTTCCTTGAGGATGAAAACCTTGGTGCCGAACTTACTTTAAATTATACGATTTTCCGTGACCATGCTGTCATAACAAGAAGCAGCAGCCTGCGGAATAACGGCTCTGAAAAGTTTTTTATCGAGAGGCTTATGAGCACTTCCATTGATTTTAACCACAAGGATTTTATTATGCATCAGCTCTCCGGTGCCTGGACGAGAGAACGGCACGTTATTGAACGGAGACTCGAACATGGAATTCAGTCTGTTTCCAGTGCAAGGGGAGCAAGTTCCCACCAGCACAATCCATTTTTAGCTTTACAGAACCCTTCTGCCGATGAGCATCAGGGAGAAGTGTATGCATTTAACTTCGTTTACAGCGGGAACTTTCTCGCTCAGGCTGAAGTGGACCACTATGAACAGACGCGAGTCTCGATGGGCATTCATCCATTCCGGTTTGAGTGGAAGCTTGAACCTGAAGAGGCATTCCAGAGCCCGGAAGCTGTACTCGTTTTTTCCGATGAAGGCCTGAACGGAATGAGCCAGATATTCCATCAGTTTTACCAGCGTCATCTTATTCCACCATACTGGCGGGAAAAAACGCGTCCGGTGCTGATTAACAACTGGGAAGCCACCTATCATGATTTCGACGCTGAGACGCTGGAGAAAATTGCTGCAAGTGCAAGTGAGCTTGGAGTTGAGCTGTTTGTCCTGGATGATGGCTGGTTCGGCAATAGAAACGACGATACCACCTCCCTCGGAGACTGGGATGAGAACAGGGGAAAGCTTCCGGATGGACTGGACGGTCTTGCAGAAAAAATCAGAGGGACCGGCCTTCAGTTCGGCCTCTGGTTCGAACCGGAAATGGTAAGCCAGGACAGCCGGCTGTTTGACGAGCATCCTGACTGGATTATCGGCAAGCCTGGAGAACATTTTTCTTATGGAAGAAATCAGCTTGTACTCGATTTTTCAAGGCAGGAAATTGTGGAGTACATGTATGGAAAAATGGCTCAGATTATCAGAAAAGCAAAACTTTCTTATATTAAATGGGATATGAACAGAAGTATTACTGAAGCGTACTCTCGGTCCTTAAATGCGGAGGATCAGGGGAAGTTTTTCCATAAGTACATGCTCGGAGTATATTCCCTGTACGAAAAACTGACAGCTGAATTTCCGGAAGTATTGTTTGAATCGTGCGCAGGAGGAGGCGGCCGTTTTGACCCTGGGATGTTCCGTTACGCGCCCCAGGCATGGGCGAGCGATAATACTGACGCCGTGGAAAGGCTGAAAATACAGTATGGCACTTCCTATGCTTATCCGTTATACAGCATCGGTTCCCATGTTTCAGCAGTGCCTAACCACCAGACATTAAGAGAGACCTCCCTTGAAATGAGAGGGAATACTGCATATTTTGGAACTTTTGGATATGAGCTGAACCCGCTGGAAATGTCTGAAGCTGAACGGGAGAAAGTTAAAGAGCAGATCATTTTTTATAAAGAACACCGGGAGCTTATCAGAGACGGAGTTTTCCGCAGGCTTAAAAGCCCGTTCCAAGGGAATGAAACGGCCTGGATTGTTTCGGCAAAGGATGGCTCAGAAGCACTTGCCGGCTGGTACAAAGTTCTTGCGGAGCCTAATCCGAAAAAGGAGCAGACGTTGCGGTTCAAAGGGCTGGATCCGTCCGCAGAATACGTGCTGGACGGAAGCGGTGTGACTTATTTTGGCGATGAATTAATGAACAGAGGGCTGAATTTATCCAGAGAGTTCAACGGTGCGAATGGAGCGCAGGCGGAACGAGGCGGCGATTTTCAGTCGCAGGTGTTTTATTTGAAGAAAATTAACTAG
- a CDS encoding carbohydrate ABC transporter permease: MTTKKKTTNILKKIGLYTLLLIGVFISVFPFYWMFIGATNPSGQIFSIPPNLTPGDHFFENLRNLNETVGIWRVMMNSLIITLVFTLFSVIICSAAGYAFAKYKFKGREAIFFALLLAIMIPYHVTLIPLFQLMADLGWLNTYQAVILPNLAYPFAIFLMRQNMRSLPDSLLEAARVDGAGEFRIFFTVVLPTMRPALAAVAIFLFMFQWNNFLWPLVVLGSSDMYTLPVALSSLVGLSRVDYGQIMLGTTLSTLPIMIFFLLLQRQFISGILGGSVKE; the protein is encoded by the coding sequence ATGACGACTAAGAAAAAGACAACTAATATACTCAAAAAAATCGGCCTGTATACTTTATTGCTAATCGGTGTATTTATATCTGTTTTCCCTTTCTACTGGATGTTCATTGGAGCTACAAATCCATCCGGACAAATCTTCAGCATACCGCCTAACCTGACGCCTGGAGATCATTTCTTTGAAAACCTGAGAAACCTGAATGAAACAGTGGGTATCTGGCGTGTAATGATGAACTCCCTGATTATTACGCTGGTGTTTACCCTTTTCAGTGTAATTATCTGCTCGGCAGCAGGCTATGCTTTTGCGAAGTACAAGTTTAAAGGCCGGGAAGCGATTTTCTTTGCGCTGTTGCTGGCTATCATGATTCCTTACCATGTAACACTGATTCCGTTGTTCCAGCTAATGGCAGACCTGGGCTGGCTGAACACTTACCAGGCGGTTATCCTGCCTAACCTGGCATATCCGTTTGCGATTTTCTTAATGAGGCAGAATATGAGGTCACTTCCTGACTCATTGCTGGAAGCAGCACGTGTTGACGGTGCCGGGGAATTCAGGATTTTCTTCACAGTCGTACTGCCGACGATGCGGCCTGCTCTTGCAGCAGTTGCGATCTTCCTGTTTATGTTCCAGTGGAACAACTTCCTGTGGCCTTTAGTTGTGTTAGGCTCCAGCGATATGTATACCTTGCCGGTAGCTTTATCAAGCCTTGTAGGATTATCAAGGGTGGACTATGGCCAGATTATGCTTGGTACGACCTTATCCACTTTGCCGATAATGATTTTCTTCCTGCTTCTGCAGCGCCAGTTTATCTCTGGTATTCTCGGCGGCTCTGTTAAAGAGTAA
- a CDS encoding carbohydrate ABC transporter permease, whose translation MNSTAKAEKKKRKFVTPKTAPYIFIAPAVILFLLFTVYPVISSLILSFQTTTGGVTEFAGLDNYRRLFNDPLFYQALGNTFIILIIQVPIMLTLAVLLAVLMNSALLRMRGFFRVAFFMPAITALVAYAIVFMILLDENYGIVNYALSLVGIDPIAWLNDPFWAKVSLIIAVTWRWTGYNMVIFLAGLQGISKDLYEAASIDGAGKIRQFFSITLPQLKPIFLFTFVLSTIGTLQLFDEPFILTGGGPNNSTLTISLYLYLNGFRYFDFNYASAIAYVLVIIIAVLSWLQMKVAGDKE comes from the coding sequence ATGAATTCAACAGCTAAAGCAGAAAAGAAAAAGAGAAAATTTGTTACACCAAAGACAGCTCCTTATATATTTATTGCTCCTGCAGTAATCCTGTTTTTACTTTTCACTGTGTATCCTGTAATTTCATCATTGATCTTAAGTTTCCAGACTACTACAGGAGGAGTAACTGAGTTTGCAGGACTTGATAACTACCGGAGATTATTTAATGACCCATTGTTCTACCAGGCTCTTGGAAACACATTCATCATCCTGATCATCCAGGTGCCGATCATGCTGACACTCGCAGTATTGCTGGCAGTTCTGATGAATTCAGCACTCCTGAGAATGAGGGGGTTCTTCCGGGTAGCGTTCTTTATGCCTGCGATTACCGCACTTGTGGCATACGCAATCGTATTTATGATTCTTCTTGATGAAAACTATGGAATTGTGAACTATGCTTTATCCCTTGTAGGAATTGATCCTATCGCATGGCTTAATGACCCCTTCTGGGCTAAAGTATCGTTGATTATTGCAGTTACGTGGAGATGGACAGGTTACAATATGGTTATTTTCCTTGCCGGGCTTCAAGGTATTTCCAAAGACCTTTATGAGGCGGCCAGCATTGACGGAGCGGGAAAAATCCGCCAGTTCTTTTCCATTACACTCCCTCAGCTGAAGCCGATTTTCCTGTTTACTTTCGTACTCTCTACAATTGGTACATTACAGCTCTTCGATGAGCCGTTTATTTTAACAGGCGGAGGACCGAATAACTCGACATTAACTATTTCACTGTATCTGTATTTGAACGGTTTCCGTTATTTTGACTTCAACTATGCCTCCGCGATCGCATATGTGCTTGTAATCATCATTGCGGTGCTGTCATGGCTCCAAATGAAAGTGGCAGGTGATAAAGAATGA
- a CDS encoding ABC transporter substrate-binding protein yields the protein MKAWKKALAGTLSLAVLAACGGNDNNTEETPAGNDNGDNNGGELSGEIEVWGWNVAAASMELAIEGFNEIHPDVEVNVQDIGRLDLYDRLTVGLAAGGAGLPDVVLVETDRIDNYMSEFPEGFLNLSEYGFDQYEDKFAQAKINSMKNADGDFIAAPWDFGPAAVFYNVEIFEEAGVNPDDIETYDDYIEAGIQIHEATESQLLPIDISQDDAQFRMMMNQQGTYYFDEDGNIDIASDEAVLAMEKIKEMRENDLIANVDGWDGTVTATVNGRVATVPFGVWYAGTIMDQAPEQEGNWDIFPLPALEEGGNRAANLGGSDLAVIGATENPDAAYAFVEYFTTETDPQMAALEEYGMFPSLLETYEHETFDEESEFFNNSAIFRTFAEISEDVPFANYTSDYARAFRYSADAQASALLQDAEPADALREAAERIANESGRDINE from the coding sequence ATGAAAGCATGGAAAAAAGCATTAGCCGGTACATTATCTTTAGCTGTTCTTGCAGCCTGCGGAGGAAATGATAACAATACAGAAGAAACACCGGCAGGCAATGATAACGGAGACAATAACGGAGGGGAACTTTCAGGCGAAATAGAAGTCTGGGGCTGGAACGTGGCGGCAGCTTCTATGGAACTGGCAATCGAAGGCTTTAACGAAATCCACCCTGATGTTGAAGTAAATGTACAGGATATTGGACGCCTTGATTTATATGACAGGCTCACGGTAGGTTTAGCTGCCGGGGGAGCAGGTCTTCCTGATGTAGTACTGGTCGAAACAGACAGAATCGACAACTACATGAGCGAGTTTCCTGAAGGCTTCCTGAACTTGTCTGAATACGGATTTGACCAGTATGAGGATAAGTTCGCCCAGGCGAAAATCAACTCTATGAAAAATGCAGACGGTGATTTTATCGCTGCTCCTTGGGATTTCGGTCCTGCAGCGGTTTTCTATAACGTGGAAATTTTTGAAGAAGCTGGAGTAAATCCAGACGATATTGAAACTTATGATGATTACATTGAAGCTGGAATACAGATTCACGAAGCTACAGAATCGCAGCTTCTTCCAATCGATATCTCCCAGGACGATGCCCAGTTCCGAATGATGATGAACCAGCAAGGTACGTACTACTTTGATGAAGATGGCAATATCGATATCGCTTCCGACGAAGCAGTACTGGCAATGGAAAAAATCAAAGAAATGCGTGAAAACGACCTGATTGCCAACGTTGACGGCTGGGACGGAACAGTTACAGCTACAGTAAACGGTAGAGTGGCAACAGTGCCATTCGGTGTATGGTATGCCGGTACAATTATGGATCAGGCACCAGAACAGGAAGGAAACTGGGATATCTTCCCGCTTCCTGCACTTGAAGAAGGCGGAAACCGTGCTGCTAACCTGGGCGGATCTGACCTTGCAGTAATCGGAGCTACAGAAAACCCAGATGCTGCTTACGCTTTCGTTGAGTACTTCACAACTGAAACAGATCCGCAAATGGCGGCTCTTGAAGAATACGGCATGTTCCCTTCTCTTCTTGAAACTTACGAGCACGAAACGTTCGATGAGGAAAGCGAGTTCTTTAACAACAGTGCTATCTTCCGTACATTCGCGGAAATCTCTGAGGACGTTCCATTTGCTAACTACACAAGCGACTATGCACGTGCATTCAGATATTCCGCTGACGCACAGGCAAGCGCACTGTTGCAGGACGCAGAACCAGCTGACGCTTTAAGAGAAGCAGCTGAAAGAATTGCTAACGAGTCAGGCAGAGACATTAACGAATAA